A window of the Streptomyces sp. NBC_00250 genome harbors these coding sequences:
- a CDS encoding BTAD domain-containing putative transcriptional regulator gives MHYSVLGPTLARTPDGSDVAVGGPRVRALLTVLALRAGRTVPVPELVDEVWHGDEPPADAVAALQALVGRLRKAVGRDRIVSAEGGYRLDARPEDVDARRFERLAVEGVAALGTGDPARAAALLDEALGLWRGPALADLPDRDTEAPRWEARRLDVRRARLDAALGLGEAPTALPELTALCAAHPLDETLQALRIRALRDTGRAAEALAAYEAVRRALANRLGTDPSPALRTLHAELLAGPKTPERTPAPKHAQEEAPATGKTTPVRGNLRARLTSFVGRGEEIAALRDDLRTARLVTLLGPGGAGKTRLSQEAAERGAADGAWPDGVWVAELAAVTDPEAVVEAVLAAVGARETVLRGAGAEELRAGDDPLARLVEHCAGRRMLLLLDNCEHLVAAAAALAEALLARCPDLRVLATSREPLGVPGEVVRPLGPLPMGMALRLLGERGGAARPGFVVAEDVGAAEEVCRRLDGLPLAIELAAARLRLLSVRQIAERLDDRFRLLTSGARTVLPRQQTLRAVVDWSWDLLEGPERVVLRRLAVFTGGADLSAAEAVCADGGGPEVLDLLGALVDKSLVVAGPGRDGEGMRFRLLETVAEYAGERLEESGERAATERRHLTYYRELARTTDPELRGAGQVAAMARLGADYGNLRTALRRAVAARDEDETLVLVHSLLWYWQMRDLRTDALHWARAAAALGPDPFAAPAAPVVPLHETCTATPPPLSEEQRWEARRGVRLVELLNMDHETGRWTSPEGVRRLREMTAVYTPGLPQTCRLPGSFAVFAVLLIGEAGRLRELLDTTVEACRRHGYDWELGNALQLRANMLANRADWADQAGADADESLEIFERLGDAWGAAEALSSRAEARERRLEFGGAAEDYAAAIGCAERIGAQSQMALLRARYASVLVETGRIDEGEAILREIVDGGTTLGHEPLLGARLFLGLALGRSGRTAEAREHLQALRQEFGSETLSIFEGFTLGSLGWLDNVDKRYASALAFTREAYERSLGSLSMMVAPQMPSVHLTGAAWALAGLGGPGARTGAVLLGAREGLAPPGHLLSPLEAENLTRATELTRSVLGEDAFEAAHAEGGGLSLEEAAALLGRAADAISERAES, from the coding sequence GTGCACTATTCCGTCCTCGGCCCGACCCTCGCCCGCACGCCCGACGGCTCCGACGTGGCCGTCGGCGGTCCGCGGGTCCGCGCCCTGCTCACCGTCCTCGCCCTGCGGGCCGGCCGGACCGTGCCCGTACCGGAGCTCGTCGACGAGGTGTGGCACGGCGACGAGCCGCCCGCCGACGCGGTCGCCGCGCTCCAGGCCCTCGTCGGACGGCTCCGCAAGGCCGTCGGCCGGGACCGGATCGTCTCCGCCGAGGGCGGCTACCGGCTCGACGCCCGGCCCGAGGACGTGGACGCCCGCCGCTTCGAGCGGCTCGCCGTCGAGGGCGTCGCCGCGCTCGGCACCGGGGACCCGGCCCGTGCCGCCGCCCTCCTCGACGAGGCCCTCGGGCTCTGGCGCGGGCCCGCCCTCGCCGACCTGCCGGACCGGGACACGGAGGCCCCCCGCTGGGAGGCCCGCCGTCTCGACGTCCGCCGGGCCAGGCTCGACGCGGCCCTCGGGCTCGGCGAGGCACCCACGGCCCTCCCCGAACTGACCGCCCTCTGCGCCGCGCACCCCCTCGACGAGACCCTCCAGGCACTGCGGATCCGCGCCCTGCGGGACACCGGGCGCGCCGCCGAGGCCCTCGCCGCGTACGAGGCGGTCCGGCGTGCGCTCGCCAACCGCCTCGGTACGGACCCGTCGCCCGCCCTGCGCACCCTCCACGCGGAGCTGCTCGCGGGCCCGAAGACGCCCGAGCGCACTCCCGCCCCGAAGCACGCGCAGGAGGAGGCTCCGGCGACGGGGAAGACGACCCCCGTCCGCGGCAACCTGCGCGCGCGGCTCACCAGCTTCGTCGGGCGCGGCGAGGAGATCGCCGCCCTCCGGGACGACCTGCGCACGGCCCGGCTCGTCACCCTGCTCGGACCCGGGGGCGCCGGGAAGACCCGGCTCTCCCAGGAGGCGGCCGAGCGCGGGGCCGCCGACGGGGCATGGCCGGACGGCGTCTGGGTCGCCGAACTTGCGGCCGTCACCGACCCGGAGGCGGTGGTCGAGGCCGTCCTCGCGGCCGTCGGCGCCCGGGAGACGGTGCTGCGTGGCGCCGGAGCCGAGGAGCTGCGGGCCGGGGACGACCCGCTCGCCCGGCTCGTCGAGCACTGCGCGGGGCGGCGGATGCTGCTGCTCCTCGACAACTGCGAGCACCTCGTGGCGGCCGCCGCCGCACTCGCCGAGGCCCTCCTCGCCCGCTGCCCGGACCTGCGGGTCCTGGCGACGAGTCGGGAGCCGTTGGGGGTGCCGGGGGAGGTGGTGCGGCCGTTGGGGCCGTTGCCGATGGGGATGGCGTTGCGGTTGTTGGGTGAGCGGGGTGGGGCGGCGCGTCCTGGGTTCGTGGTGGCGGAGGACGTGGGGGCGGCGGAGGAGGTGTGTCGTCGTCTGGACGGGTTGCCGTTGGCGATCGAGCTGGCGGCGGCGCGGTTGCGGTTGTTGTCGGTGCGGCAGATCGCGGAGCGTCTCGACGACCGGTTCCGGTTGTTGACGTCGGGGGCGCGGACGGTGTTGCCGCGTCAGCAGACTCTGCGGGCGGTGGTGGACTGGTCGTGGGATCTGCTGGAGGGGCCGGAGCGGGTGGTGCTGCGGCGGTTGGCGGTGTTCACGGGTGGGGCGGATCTGTCGGCGGCGGAGGCGGTGTGCGCGGACGGTGGTGGTCCGGAGGTGCTGGATCTCCTTGGTGCTCTGGTCGACAAGTCGCTGGTGGTGGCGGGGCCGGGGCGGGACGGTGAGGGGATGCGGTTCCGGCTGCTGGAGACGGTGGCGGAGTATGCGGGGGAGCGTCTGGAGGAGTCCGGGGAGCGGGCCGCGACCGAGCGGCGGCATCTCACGTACTACCGGGAACTCGCCCGTACCACCGACCCGGAGTTGCGCGGCGCGGGGCAGGTCGCCGCCATGGCGCGTCTCGGAGCCGATTACGGCAACCTCCGTACCGCCCTGCGCCGGGCTGTCGCCGCCCGCGACGAGGACGAGACGCTCGTCCTGGTCCACTCCCTGCTCTGGTACTGGCAGATGCGCGACCTGAGAACCGACGCCCTGCACTGGGCGCGGGCCGCCGCCGCCCTCGGACCCGACCCGTTCGCGGCGCCCGCCGCCCCCGTCGTACCGCTGCACGAGACGTGCACGGCCACGCCGCCACCGCTCTCCGAGGAGCAGCGCTGGGAGGCCCGGCGCGGGGTGCGGCTCGTCGAACTCCTCAACATGGACCACGAGACAGGACGGTGGACCAGCCCGGAGGGGGTGCGCCGGCTTCGTGAGATGACCGCCGTCTACACCCCCGGCCTGCCCCAGACCTGCCGACTGCCCGGCTCCTTCGCCGTCTTCGCGGTCCTCCTCATCGGCGAGGCGGGCCGGTTGCGCGAACTGCTCGACACGACCGTCGAAGCCTGCCGCCGCCACGGCTACGACTGGGAACTCGGCAACGCCCTCCAGCTGCGCGCCAACATGCTCGCCAACCGGGCCGACTGGGCCGACCAGGCCGGCGCGGACGCCGACGAGAGTCTGGAGATCTTCGAACGCCTCGGTGACGCCTGGGGTGCGGCAGAGGCGCTGTCCTCCCGCGCGGAGGCCCGTGAGCGCCGGCTCGAGTTCGGCGGCGCGGCCGAGGACTATGCCGCCGCCATCGGCTGCGCGGAACGGATCGGCGCCCAGTCGCAGATGGCCCTGCTGCGGGCCCGCTACGCGAGCGTGCTCGTCGAGACCGGGCGGATCGACGAGGGCGAGGCGATCCTCCGCGAGATCGTCGACGGCGGAACCACCCTGGGGCATGAACCGCTGCTGGGCGCCCGGCTGTTCCTCGGCCTGGCACTGGGCCGCAGCGGGCGCACCGCCGAGGCCCGGGAGCATCTGCAGGCGCTGCGACAGGAGTTCGGTTCCGAGACCCTCTCGATCTTCGAGGGCTTCACCCTCGGCAGCCTGGGCTGGCTGGACAACGTGGACAAGCGGTACGCCTCCGCGCTCGCCTTCACCAGGGAGGCGTACGAACGCTCCCTGGGCTCCCTCTCGATGATGGTCGCCCCGCAGATGCCCTCGGTCCATCTGACCGGGGCCGCCTGGGCGCTCGCCGGTCTCGGCGGGCCGGGGGCGCGGACCGGTGCGGTGCTGCTCGGCGCCCGGGAGGGCCTGGCCCCGCCGGGGCACCTGCTGTCGCCGCTCGAAGCGGAGAACCTGACGCGGGCGACGGAGCTGACCCGGTCCGTGCTCGGCGAGGACGCGTTCGAGGCGGCGCATGCCGAAGGCGGCGGCCTCTCCCTGGAGGAGGCCGCCGCCCTGCTCGGTCGCGCCGCCGACGCGATCAGTGAGCGCGCCGAGTCCTGA
- a CDS encoding ABC transporter permease has product MSTTTVTKSPVGTPSPAAARRAPSAEGRIGLRANLRHIGALARRNALQIKQDPESMFDAVLMPIIFILLFVYVFGGAISGKGNNEVYVNYVTPGLMAMMGMNISMAVGVGINDDFKKGVMDRFRTMPIARSSVLIAKIVVEVGRMLIATTILLGMGFLLGLEIHTSFFHLLAAIGLSMVFGASLMWIFILLGLTMKTAQAVQGMAMLVLMPLQFGSSIFAPPTSMPDWLKAFTDYNPLSNLADAARNLINGGPVAHSVWMTLGWALAITVVTAPLAVAKFRKKT; this is encoded by the coding sequence GTGAGCACGACCACGGTCACCAAGTCCCCCGTCGGCACCCCGAGTCCGGCTGCGGCGCGGCGCGCGCCCTCGGCCGAGGGCCGGATCGGCCTGCGGGCCAACCTGCGCCACATCGGCGCTCTGGCCCGTCGCAACGCGCTCCAGATCAAGCAGGACCCGGAGTCGATGTTCGACGCCGTACTGATGCCGATCATCTTCATCCTGCTCTTCGTGTACGTCTTCGGCGGCGCCATCTCGGGCAAGGGCAACAACGAGGTCTACGTGAACTACGTGACCCCGGGCCTGATGGCGATGATGGGCATGAACATCTCGATGGCCGTCGGCGTCGGCATCAACGACGACTTCAAGAAGGGGGTCATGGACCGGTTCCGGACGATGCCGATCGCCCGGTCCTCCGTCCTGATCGCGAAGATCGTCGTCGAGGTCGGCCGGATGCTGATCGCCACCACGATCCTGCTCGGCATGGGCTTCCTGCTCGGCCTGGAGATCCACACCTCGTTCTTCCACCTGCTCGCCGCCATCGGCCTGTCGATGGTCTTCGGAGCGTCGCTGATGTGGATCTTCATCCTGCTCGGTCTCACCATGAAGACCGCCCAGGCCGTCCAGGGCATGGCCATGCTGGTCCTGATGCCGCTGCAGTTCGGTTCCTCGATCTTCGCCCCGCCGACGTCGATGCCCGACTGGCTGAAGGCCTTCACCGACTACAACCCGCTGTCGAACCTCGCCGACGCCGCCCGGAACCTGATCAACGGCGGCCCGGTCGCCCACTCCGTGTGGATGACCCTCGGCTGGGCGCTGGCGATCACGGTCGTCACGGCCCCTCTGGCGGTGGCCAAGTTCCGCAAGAAGACCTGA
- a CDS encoding ATP-binding cassette domain-containing protein produces MTRSHTNAVEVRGLVKHFGDTKALDGVDLDVREGTVLGVLGPNGAGKTTLVRCLSTLLVPDAGTATVAGYDVVKHPRQLRRTIGLTGQYASVDEKLSGWENLYMIGRLLDLSRADARRRSDEMLERFSLTDAAKRPAMTYSGGMRRRLDLAASMIGRPAVLYLDEPTTGLDPRTRNEVWDEVQRMVSEGVTVLLTTQYMEEAEQLASELTVIDKGKVIAKGGVDELKAKVGGRTLKVRPVDPDQLPAMAAALRETGLDGVAGSTVVPDDGALYVPILTDQQLTAVVALLGARGFGIAHIGTHLPSLDEVFLAITGEKTAVSDEINEEVAA; encoded by the coding sequence ATGACGCGATCACACACCAACGCCGTCGAGGTCCGGGGCCTCGTGAAGCACTTCGGCGACACCAAGGCCCTCGACGGGGTCGACCTGGACGTACGGGAGGGCACCGTCCTCGGCGTGCTCGGCCCGAACGGCGCCGGGAAGACCACCCTCGTCCGCTGCCTCTCCACCCTCCTCGTCCCGGACGCCGGGACCGCCACCGTCGCCGGGTACGACGTGGTGAAGCACCCCCGCCAGCTGCGCCGCACCATAGGGCTCACCGGTCAGTACGCCTCGGTCGACGAGAAGCTGTCCGGCTGGGAGAACCTGTACATGATCGGGCGGCTGCTCGACCTCTCCCGCGCCGACGCCCGCCGCCGGTCCGACGAGATGCTGGAGCGCTTCTCCCTCACCGACGCCGCCAAGCGGCCCGCCATGACCTACTCCGGCGGCATGCGGCGCCGACTCGACCTGGCCGCCTCGATGATCGGCCGGCCGGCCGTCCTCTACCTGGACGAGCCGACCACCGGCCTCGACCCCCGCACCCGCAACGAGGTGTGGGACGAGGTCCAGCGAATGGTCTCCGAGGGCGTCACCGTCCTCCTCACCACCCAGTACATGGAGGAGGCGGAGCAGCTCGCGAGCGAGCTGACCGTCATCGACAAGGGCAAGGTCATCGCCAAGGGCGGGGTCGACGAGCTCAAGGCCAAGGTCGGCGGCCGGACCCTGAAGGTCCGCCCGGTGGACCCGGACCAGCTGCCGGCGATGGCCGCCGCGCTCCGCGAGACCGGTCTCGACGGTGTCGCCGGCTCGACCGTCGTCCCCGACGACGGCGCGCTGTACGTGCCGATCCTCACCGACCAGCAGCTGACCGCCGTCGTGGCCCTGCTCGGCGCACGCGGCTTCGGCATCGCCCACATCGGCACCCATCTGCCCAGCCTGGACGAGGTGTTCCTGGCGATCACGGGCGAGAAGACCGCCGTTTCCGACGAGATCAACGAGGAGGTCGCGGCGTGA
- the panB gene encoding 3-methyl-2-oxobutanoate hydroxymethyltransferase — MTLQAAQKPPADSSKALYGGKGTRRITVHDIAAAKTRGEKWPMLTAYDAMTASVFDEAGIPVILVGDSMGNCHLGYDTTVPVTMDEMTLLSAAVVRGTKRALVVGDLPFGSYQEGPVQALRNATRLVKDAGVGAIKLEGGERSLPQTELLVQAGIPVMSHLGLTPQSVNTMGYRVQGRSDEAAHKLLRDAKAAQDAGAFAVVLELVPAELAAEVTRSLHIPTIGIGAGAGTDAQVLVWTDMAGLTGGKVPRFTKQYANLRETLGDAARAFAEDVSGGAFPAEEHTFH; from the coding sequence ATGACGCTTCAGGCTGCCCAGAAACCGCCCGCCGACAGCAGCAAGGCGCTGTACGGCGGCAAGGGCACGCGCCGCATCACCGTCCACGACATCGCCGCCGCCAAGACCCGCGGCGAGAAGTGGCCCATGCTCACCGCCTACGACGCGATGACCGCCTCCGTCTTCGACGAGGCCGGCATCCCGGTGATCCTCGTCGGCGACTCGATGGGCAACTGTCACCTCGGTTACGACACCACCGTGCCCGTCACGATGGACGAGATGACCCTGCTCTCCGCCGCCGTCGTCCGGGGCACCAAGCGCGCCCTCGTCGTCGGCGACCTTCCCTTCGGTTCGTACCAGGAAGGGCCCGTCCAGGCCCTGCGCAACGCCACCCGGCTGGTCAAGGACGCGGGCGTCGGCGCGATCAAGCTGGAGGGCGGCGAGCGCTCGCTGCCGCAGACCGAACTGCTCGTCCAGGCCGGCATCCCCGTCATGTCCCACCTGGGCCTCACCCCGCAGTCCGTGAACACCATGGGCTACCGGGTGCAGGGCCGCTCCGACGAGGCCGCGCACAAGCTGCTGCGCGACGCGAAGGCGGCGCAGGACGCGGGCGCCTTCGCGGTCGTCCTGGAGCTCGTACCGGCCGAGCTGGCCGCCGAGGTCACCCGCTCGCTGCACATCCCGACCATCGGGATCGGCGCGGGCGCCGGCACCGACGCCCAGGTGCTCGTCTGGACCGACATGGCCGGTCTGACCGGCGGCAAGGTCCCGCGCTTCACCAAGCAGTACGCCAACCTCCGCGAGACGCTCGGCGACGCCGCGCGCGCCTTCGCCGAGGACGTCAGCGGCGGGGCGTTCCCCGCCGAGGAGCACACCTTCCACTAG
- a CDS encoding MFS transporter: MPQPSSAPAKPAGPRVPEAVHRRRWAVLGVLMLSLLIVVLDNSILNVAVRTIAAPAPTGIGATQSELEWAINSYTLVFAGLLFTSGLLGDRLGRKKVLLFGITVFGIGSALAAFSGSPGELIAFRAVMGFGAAFVMPATLAVLMNVFERDEQPKAIGIWAGSVGLAIAIGPITGGVLLEHFWWGSIFLINVPVVLLALALMMWLVPDSRDPKPGRIDIPGVLLSVVGLVLLVYGIIRGGELASFTDVTVLAPALGGLAVLVLFVLHERRSDHPAIDMTYFKRPAFSAAVAAIALVFFALMGVTFFSAFYLQSVRGYSALQSGLLILPLAVAQMVFAPRARLVVERFGAKAVCTGGMLLVALGLTAFAFFDASTPIWAMEVVFFVQGTGMAHIMPPVTVAIMQALPREKAGSGSAINNTFRQVGGALGVAVLGSVLSSVYRGEIEGHLGGVPAALRATAGESVEATLAVAEKLGPAGRGLVAPAYDAFLSAMHVTALASAVIAVVGAAVVAAFLPGRTPTGAAGPGGTEPGAGKPGGAEPAAAEPGAAEPGAAANGTGPGGDARRGSVPGQASEAGESARL; the protein is encoded by the coding sequence ATGCCACAGCCGTCCTCCGCACCTGCCAAGCCCGCCGGACCCCGTGTCCCCGAGGCCGTCCACCGGCGCCGCTGGGCCGTCCTCGGCGTCCTGATGCTCAGCCTGCTGATCGTCGTCCTCGACAACTCGATCCTGAACGTCGCCGTCAGGACGATCGCCGCCCCCGCGCCCACCGGCATCGGCGCCACCCAGAGCGAGCTGGAGTGGGCGATCAACTCCTACACGCTCGTCTTCGCCGGCCTCCTCTTCACCTCGGGCCTGCTCGGCGACCGCCTCGGCCGCAAGAAGGTGCTGCTCTTCGGCATCACCGTCTTCGGCATCGGCTCCGCCCTGGCCGCGTTCTCCGGCTCCCCGGGCGAGCTGATCGCCTTCCGGGCCGTCATGGGCTTCGGCGCCGCGTTCGTCATGCCCGCGACCCTCGCCGTCCTCATGAACGTCTTCGAGCGCGACGAGCAGCCCAAGGCCATCGGCATCTGGGCCGGCAGCGTCGGCCTCGCCATCGCGATCGGCCCGATCACCGGCGGCGTCCTGCTCGAACACTTCTGGTGGGGATCGATCTTCCTCATCAACGTGCCGGTCGTGCTCCTCGCGCTCGCGCTGATGATGTGGCTCGTCCCCGACTCCCGGGACCCGAAGCCCGGCCGGATCGACATCCCCGGCGTACTGCTCTCCGTCGTCGGCCTCGTCCTCCTCGTCTACGGGATCATCCGCGGCGGCGAACTGGCGAGCTTCACCGACGTCACCGTCCTCGCCCCGGCCCTCGGCGGCCTCGCGGTCCTCGTCCTCTTCGTCCTCCACGAGCGGCGCAGCGACCACCCCGCGATCGACATGACGTACTTCAAGAGGCCCGCGTTCTCGGCGGCCGTCGCCGCGATCGCACTCGTCTTCTTCGCACTCATGGGCGTGACCTTCTTCTCCGCCTTCTACCTGCAGAGCGTGCGCGGCTACAGCGCCCTGCAGTCCGGGCTGCTCATCCTGCCGCTGGCCGTCGCGCAGATGGTGTTCGCACCCCGCGCGCGGCTCGTCGTCGAACGCTTCGGCGCCAAGGCCGTCTGCACCGGCGGCATGCTGCTCGTCGCCCTCGGCCTCACGGCCTTCGCCTTCTTCGACGCCTCGACCCCGATCTGGGCCATGGAGGTCGTCTTCTTCGTCCAGGGCACGGGAATGGCACACATCATGCCCCCGGTCACGGTCGCGATCATGCAGGCGCTGCCCCGTGAGAAGGCGGGCTCCGGCTCGGCGATCAACAACACCTTCCGGCAGGTCGGCGGCGCGCTCGGTGTGGCCGTCCTCGGCTCGGTGCTCTCCTCCGTGTACCGCGGGGAGATCGAGGGCCACCTCGGCGGGGTCCCGGCGGCCCTGCGCGCCACGGCGGGCGAGTCCGTCGAGGCGACCCTCGCGGTCGCGGAGAAGCTCGGCCCGGCGGGCCGGGGCCTGGTGGCCCCCGCGTACGACGCCTTCCTGAGCGCCATGCACGTCACCGCGCTCGCCTCGGCGGTGATCGCCGTGGTCGGCGCGGCGGTGGTCGCGGCCTTCCTCCCGGGCCGTACGCCGACGGGCGCGGCGGGGCCGGGCGGCACGGAACCGGGCGCGGGGAAGCCGGGCGGCGCGGAACCGGCCGCGGCGGAACCCGGTGCCGCGGAACCGGGCGCGGCGGCGAACGGAACCGGACCCGGCGGTGACGCCCGGCGGGGCTCGGTGCCGGGGCAGGCGTCCGAGGCGGGAGAATCGGCCCGACTGTAG
- a CDS encoding TetR/AcrR family transcriptional regulator, which produces MSRQDGGTPGTPETHDDGPGPVGCGGRAPAPAPGATGAAPAARRGRPRSEGVERAVFDAVVVLLDEGVPLAELSIERIARTAGVGKATIYRRWAGKEELFVELLRSVEPPDPVLSGTSVRDDLVVLLESLRERGLAKRTSNLLHNVFAQMQLYPKLWDAYHLSVIEPRRRMSLDTVRRGMERGEIRTDLDVEFVTDLLTGPLLLRTVLRPGASLEPGLAEQVVDTVMEGLRPRD; this is translated from the coding sequence GTGTCGCGGCAGGACGGCGGGACCCCCGGAACCCCGGAAACCCACGACGACGGGCCGGGGCCGGTGGGCTGCGGAGGACGGGCGCCGGCGCCCGCCCCCGGGGCGACCGGTGCGGCTCCCGCGGCCCGGCGCGGCCGCCCCCGGAGCGAGGGCGTCGAGCGGGCCGTCTTCGACGCGGTCGTCGTGCTCCTCGACGAGGGCGTTCCGCTCGCCGAACTGTCCATCGAGCGGATCGCCCGTACCGCCGGGGTCGGCAAGGCCACCATCTACCGTCGCTGGGCCGGCAAGGAGGAACTCTTCGTCGAGCTGCTCCGCTCGGTGGAACCCCCGGACCCGGTGCTGTCCGGCACCTCGGTCCGGGACGACCTCGTCGTCCTCCTGGAGTCGCTGCGCGAGCGCGGACTCGCCAAGCGGACCTCCAACCTGCTCCACAACGTGTTCGCGCAGATGCAGCTCTATCCCAAGCTGTGGGACGCCTACCACCTCTCCGTCATCGAACCCCGCCGCCGCATGAGCCTGGACACCGTGCGACGCGGAATGGAACGGGGCGAGATCCGCACCGACCTCGACGTCGAGTTCGTCACCGACCTCCTCACCGGCCCGCTCCTCCTGCGGACCGTGCTGCGCCCCGGCGCCTCCCTGGAGCCCGGCCTCGCCGAGCAGGTCGTGGACACCGTCATGGAGGGTCTCCGGCCGCGCGACTGA
- a CDS encoding endonuclease/exonuclease/phosphatase family protein, translating into MARVDMTETEQGGAGNEPPTSSRFRTALGGLRHDGGIWRRGILLALCAVALTLLMVFHSDIPNRIGNLGSLTETFLPWLGLFVPVLLVLALLRRSATALIALLLPAVVWLNLFGGLVADKSAAGGDLTFATHNVNADNPDPAGTAEQLAASGADVLALEELKGDMVPAYEKGLAKAYPYHSVQGTVGLWSKLPLRAPQPVDIRMGWTRAMRADVVTPQGEVAVYVAHLPSVRVKLNAGFTANQRDASANALGEAISDDRHERIVLLGDLNGTMNDRALNGITSQLRSTQGAAGDGFGFSWPASFPMARIDQILVKGVEPMSSWALPETKSDHLPVAARVKL; encoded by the coding sequence ATGGCGCGGGTGGACATGACGGAGACCGAGCAGGGCGGCGCGGGGAACGAGCCCCCGACCTCCTCCCGCTTCCGGACCGCCCTCGGCGGACTCCGCCACGACGGGGGGATCTGGCGGCGGGGCATCCTGCTCGCACTGTGCGCGGTGGCCCTCACCCTGCTGATGGTCTTCCACTCCGACATCCCCAACCGGATCGGCAACCTCGGCAGCCTGACGGAGACCTTCCTGCCCTGGCTCGGCCTCTTCGTCCCCGTCCTCCTCGTCCTCGCCCTGCTGCGCCGCTCCGCCACCGCGCTGATCGCCCTGTTGCTGCCGGCCGTGGTGTGGCTGAACCTCTTCGGCGGGCTCGTCGCCGACAAGTCGGCGGCCGGCGGTGACCTGACCTTCGCCACCCACAACGTGAACGCCGACAACCCGGACCCCGCGGGCACGGCCGAGCAGCTCGCCGCGTCCGGTGCCGACGTCCTGGCCCTGGAGGAACTGAAGGGCGACATGGTCCCGGCGTACGAGAAGGGCCTGGCGAAGGCCTACCCGTACCACTCCGTCCAGGGCACGGTCGGACTCTGGAGCAAGCTGCCCCTGCGCGCCCCGCAGCCCGTCGACATCCGGATGGGCTGGACCCGCGCGATGCGCGCCGACGTCGTGACCCCCCAGGGCGAGGTCGCCGTGTACGTCGCCCACCTGCCGTCCGTCCGGGTCAAGCTGAACGCCGGCTTCACCGCCAACCAGCGCGACGCCAGCGCGAACGCCCTCGGCGAGGCCATCTCCGACGACCGCCACGAGCGGATCGTCCTCCTCGGCGACCTCAACGGCACCATGAACGACCGCGCGCTCAACGGCATCACCTCGCAGCTCCGCTCCACCCAGGGCGCGGCGGGCGACGGCTTCGGCTTCAGCTGGCCCGCCTCGTTCCCGATGGCCCGCATCGACCAGATCCTGGTCAAGGGCGTGGAGCCGATGTCGTCCTGGGCCCTCCCGGAGACGAAGAGCGACCACCTCCCGGTCGCGGCCCGCGTGAAGCTCTGA
- a CDS encoding MFS transporter produces MPLALLALAVSAFGIGTTEFVMMGLLPQVADDLGTSVPTAGYLVSAYAIGVVVGAPLLTALGSRVPRKRMLLLLMALFTVGNLASALAPGFGWLIAGRVLAGLPHGAFFGLGAVVAARLVREGRQARAVATMFLGLTVANILGVPAATLLGQHLGWRATFLVVSVIGLLAMAALARLVPHVPVDERQSLGREVRALGRPQVLLGLLTAVFGFAGVFAVYSYLASMTTEVMGFGDSTVTVVLALFGLGMTGGALAAGPLTDRALRPTLYGSLAALVLALVAFRFTIHVPWLALVTVVVLGAVGFMTTTPLQMLVMNKAKDAPTLASASNHSAFNLANAGGAWAGGAAVAAGWGWTSPALVGAGLTVVGLAIAAVAGLLDRDRSGSTGEGASRVVAKSPLTAVETPVSRPVSRASGS; encoded by the coding sequence ATGCCCCTGGCGCTGCTCGCGCTCGCCGTCTCCGCCTTCGGCATCGGCACCACCGAATTCGTGATGATGGGCCTGCTCCCGCAGGTCGCCGACGACCTCGGCACCTCCGTCCCCACCGCCGGGTACCTCGTCTCGGCGTACGCGATCGGCGTCGTCGTCGGCGCCCCGCTGCTCACCGCCCTCGGCTCCCGCGTCCCGCGCAAGCGGATGCTGCTCCTGCTCATGGCCCTCTTCACGGTCGGCAACCTGGCCTCCGCGCTCGCCCCCGGCTTCGGCTGGCTGATCGCCGGCCGGGTGCTCGCCGGGCTCCCGCACGGCGCGTTCTTCGGGCTCGGCGCGGTCGTCGCCGCCCGGCTCGTGCGCGAGGGCCGCCAGGCGCGGGCGGTGGCCACCATGTTCCTCGGCCTGACCGTCGCCAACATCCTCGGCGTACCCGCCGCGACCCTGCTCGGACAGCACCTCGGCTGGCGGGCCACCTTCCTCGTCGTCTCCGTCATCGGCCTGCTCGCCATGGCCGCGCTCGCCCGCCTCGTGCCGCACGTCCCCGTGGACGAGCGGCAGAGCCTGGGCCGCGAGGTGCGCGCCCTCGGCCGCCCGCAGGTGCTGCTCGGCCTGCTCACCGCCGTCTTCGGCTTCGCGGGCGTCTTCGCCGTCTACTCGTACCTGGCCTCGATGACCACCGAGGTGATGGGCTTCGGCGACTCCACGGTCACCGTCGTCCTCGCCCTCTTCGGCCTCGGCATGACCGGCGGTGCGCTCGCCGCGGGCCCGCTGACCGACCGGGCGCTCCGCCCGACCCTGTACGGCTCGCTCGCCGCCCTCGTCCTCGCCCTGGTCGCCTTCCGCTTCACGATCCACGTGCCCTGGCTGGCTCTGGTCACGGTCGTGGTGCTCGGCGCCGTCGGCTTCATGACCACCACCCCGCTCCAGATGCTGGTCATGAACAAGGCCAAGGACGCCCCCACGCTCGCCTCCGCCTCCAACCACTCCGCCTTCAACCTCGCCAACGCCGGCGGCGCCTGGGCGGGCGGCGCGGCCGTCGCCGCCGGCTGGGGCTGGACCTCACCGGCCCTGGTCGGCGCGGGGCTCACGGTGGTGGGCCTGGCGATCGCGGCGGTGGCGGGCCTGCTCGACCGCGACCGGAGCGGGAGTACGGGGGAGGGGGCCTCCCGCGTGGTCGCGAAGAGCCCCCTCACGGCGGTCGAAACCCCGGTCAGCCGGCCGGTGTCTCGCGCCAGCGGTTCGTGA